TCCAACTGTTAACGCTGCTTCAATTTCTTTTGCATCCTCTGCTGTAATAACAACAAGTTTTTCTAATTCTACATGTTCTTTTTTATCTGTTTTATATGTTTGTAATCTGTATGTGCCAAGGCAATATACTTCAGCTGCAATATGCGCCACATCAATTGCATCTAACTTCTCTGTGACAAATGAGTCAAGCAAGATCGCAGCGTCTTGTATCTTTTCCGCTTGTAATGTTTTAAATGTTTTACTCAGTGAAGCACGTAATGTTTCGGTTGTATATGCTTCTTTTTTTCCAAGGCCAACAAAGTAGTAACGTTTTACATTTGTTTTCCCTAAGCTATGTACTTTTGAAATAGATTTCTTCTTTGTACTCAGTTCTTTTTCATCTAATAAACCTTGCAATTGTCCCTCAAATGCCTTGTCTAATTCTTGGACAAAACGGCTCGTTTCTTCTTCAAATAAAGCAACAATGACTGCTCCATGGTTCGCTAATTCAGTTTGTACTTGAAACATATTCAGCCCCCCTTGGTTTCTCTATTTTTTATTATAACTGTATTTTTTCGAAAATGCGATAATTCTAACTTTTCTTCCGCTTCATATATACAATAAAGGTAATTCGTATATTCTTTCAGGTATAATACCTCTGCAATTCTGAATATACACTATCACCTTGTCTACATCTAAATCCCAATGAACTGGTCGTATGGCTGTAAATATTGCTCTGCTACTTCCATCATCAAACGTGCTCCTTTTACATTTCCGTAGCTAGAAGGATACTGAGCAACTACTAATTGTAATAATCCTTTAAGAAACAGATTACTGCGCTCTTCCAACCACATTTCTTCTAACCAATCATGACATGTATCATAATCTGCTGCGTTATATTTCACAAAAACTTGTAATACGCTAAAGGATACTTCTTCACTTTTCCACCCTGTTTTCTTATATTGCGAAACAGGACAAAGAAAAAAGTCTAGTGTTCATTTCACTAGACTATCTCTGTTTCAAATATTGGCCACGAAATACTTGCATCGTTTCATCTTGATTCAACATCGTTAACTCATCTTCCGTTAATTTACCATTTCCCATTTTTACAACATATACATTTACCTTTTTCTTTCCCCATTGGCTGTATACATCCTGAACAGTTTCATAATATAAATCCAGCCTATTTCCCTTTATAGCGCCACCTTTATCCGCTACAACGCCGTATCCATACCCTGGAATAAATAAAATTGTTCCAATAGGAAATACTCGTAAATCTGCTGCGATTGTAGAATATAAATCCCTTTTCACTTTGACCCCTGAATATGTAATTCCATACTCTGGGTGTTCAGGGCTTTTTCCTGTTGATTCAGCACCTGACGTATATCCAGTTGCCGTTACTTCCATCATACGATATTTAGACCAGTCATTTGCCTGTTCTAAAGCATTTATTACTTCTTTACTTGGAACAACTTGCTCTTTTCTTTCTGCCGCATGCACTTCTTTTACATTGCTTTCTTGATATGTTTTGACAATGTCCATAAAAGAAATTCCTGTGAATGCCTTCCATGTTACACATAACGCTGTCACAAATAAACAAGTCATCATAATGCGAATAGCATATCGTTTTAACATTTTTATATTCCACACTCCTTCATCATTAGTCATTCCCGATACGATAAAGAAATATGCAAAAAAAAATCTCCAAACAAATTGGAGATTAAAACATTTGATAGCCACTTTTTCGAAGCTTCTTAATTACAATGCCAGCCAAAATTGCTCCTATGAATCCTGTTGATAAAATAAATAGGTCCGCTTGTCCAAGATGAGATACCCTTGTTCCAACTGAAGAAAATGTTTCTGATGGCTTTGAAAAATAGTCCCAAACGCTTGCTTTATTAACGATGAACATGCAAATGATTGGATAAATCATAACCATTATCCACGTAGCACGTAAAATCATGTTAAGTAAAAATCCAATTCCAAAAAACAAAATAAAAAACAACATCATTGAAATAAGGAGTACTGGTATACTCAATTGTTCTCGCCCCCCTTTTCCCCCGCCGTAAATACATGATATGCTGTATATCCGAATTGCTTTCCTGGATTGAGTGTCATATCCATCTCAAGAATTGGTCCTATATTTCCCTCTAATAAATATCGAATTAATATGGAAGTATTTTGGTCATATGCGATATCTTTTGGGTGTAAAAATGCCACTTCCGACAATTCTTCTTCTTGAACCGTAATCTCTTCCCCTTCCGGTTCCAATAGAAAAATAATCATATTATCACTAATTTCATCATGAATCACACCGGAACGAATACCAATTACGCCTTTCACGTGTGCCGTAATACCTGTCTCTTCTAAAACTTCTCGTTTCACAGCTTCATCAATTGTTTCTCCTTCATTAACAAAGCCCGCTGGTAATGACCATTTCCCTTTTAATCCACTATATTTTTTCTTAACAAACAGCCATCTTCCATCATTTGTCACTACTAGTCCACTTACAGCTAACCAAACTTTCCCACGCTTCTCCATGATGTAAAACCCCTTCCGCTTAAACGAGCAGAATATTCATTCTTTTCTATTTATTATACTACATTTTTCAGTGAGAATAATATAAGTCTTCCTTTTCTTATTTAAATTTTCCATATATTCGATTTAATGTTAATATAGAGAAGTCCTTTCCTGAGGAAAGATCTTAAATCCCCTCAAAAATTCTTCCTTGTATACTACAACATACCTATTCATTTGAAAAAGGAGTAAAAAAACAAATGAGAAATCGATCAAAAAAATCCAGTATTGTATTTGTTACACTCGTTTCTGCTTTCTTCTTCTGCTCTGTCCTAGTTGTTTCTTCCCTTTCGCCACTTGCTGATTTTGGACCGAATGCAAATCAGTTTAACTCTTTAGGCATGTGGAAATCCATCGGCACGATTTTACTATTTTATAGCGTACCTCTACTTCTTTATATAGCAGGAATACGTGCAATACGATTCATCATGGCTATTCTTTGTGGCATGGGAATATTCATCAATCTTGTAATACTTGCAGTCGTATATATGATCATACATACAAGTGACTATCATGCCTACTCTTTCTTAGGAGTCATCATCGTTTGCATGGCGCTAATCATCACAAATATCATTTGGTTTTTTGTTGCTTTTCGCTCAAAAAGAAATTCTACTTATACGCTAAATGCAAATTGAAATGGCAGTAAAAAAGCAGAAACGGTCAGCCGTTTCTGCTTTTTTACTATATATTAAAAGAACTTCAATTTCCCTTTTTTCAGAACTAATAAAGGTCCACCAAGTAGGAATAAGTAACGGTTATCAATTACTTTCTTCATGAAAGAAGCTTTCCAGCCCGTTAATTTTTTCCCCATCACAACACCCATTGCATCGTCATGTCCTAATGAACATACAGATCCTTTATTATCAAATACGAACTTTTTCATTTCGCCTTTTCCACGAATTAATACAGATAAATTGTGGGCAATATTGTAACCTTGTTGAATTGCAATTTGTGCTGTCGGTGGATATGGACGGTTAATTTCTTCATTGATGATTAATGCTGCGTCACCAACCATGAATACATTTTCTTGACCTGGAGCACGCATAAATTCATCGACCTTTACGCGACCGCGCATCGCTTCAAATCCAGACTCTTCTACAATACCATTACCACGAACACCTGCAGCCCAAACAACAGTTTCAGATTTAATTAATTCTACATCATCACCGTTTGCAACAAGAATACCTTCTTCAGTTGCTTCTTTAATTGCTGTACCGATGCGAAATTCTACGCCTTTTTTCTCTAACTGTTTTACAGCGTATTCAACTAATTCTGGGTCAAAACCTGGAAGCGCTGTTGGAGCAGCTTCTACACAGATGATACGTACTTTCTCACGTGGAACATCATATTCTTTGCACAGTTCAGGAATTCGATTAGCCAGTTCTCCTACATACTCGATGCCTGTGAATCCTGCGCCACCTACAACGATTGTTACTAATTCATCGCGTTTTTCAGTCGCATATTGAGCGAATTTATATTCCATATGCTCACGAATTTGACGAGTGGTATTAATGTTAGTAATAGAGAATGCATGCTCTTTTAACCCTTTAATACCAAATGTTTCAGACTCGAAGCCTAGACCGATGACTAAGTAATCATACTTTAACTCGCTATTTTTTAAAATTACACGTTTTTCAGCCGCTTTAATTTCTACAACTGTATCTTGCACAAAGTTTACTTTATTTGTATCAATAACGTCTTGAATATCTAGACGGACTTTATCATGATGTAAAGTACCAGCTGCACTTTCATGTAACCAAGTTGTTTGGTAGTGATAGCTGTTGTTATTTACTAGCGTAATTTCAGCTTCACTTGCAGATAATGTTTTTTGTAGGCGAACAGTCGTAATCATCCCACCATAACCTGCGCCTAAAACTACGATTTTTGGAGTTTTCACTGAATCACAACCCTTTTCTTTTATATACTCGCAATAAGCGATAACACCTAATT
The window above is part of the Bacillus cytotoxicus NVH 391-98 genome. Proteins encoded here:
- a CDS encoding NUDIX hydrolase; translation: MEKRGKVWLAVSGLVVTNDGRWLFVKKKYSGLKGKWSLPAGFVNEGETIDEAVKREVLEETGITAHVKGVIGIRSGVIHDEISDNMIIFLLEPEGEEITVQEEELSEVAFLHPKDIAYDQNTSILIRYLLEGNIGPILEMDMTLNPGKQFGYTAYHVFTAGEKGGENN
- a CDS encoding NAD(P)/FAD-dependent oxidoreductase; the protein is MKTPKIVVLGAGYGGMITTVRLQKTLSASEAEITLVNNNSYHYQTTWLHESAAGTLHHDKVRLDIQDVIDTNKVNFVQDTVVEIKAAEKRVILKNSELKYDYLVIGLGFESETFGIKGLKEHAFSITNINTTRQIREHMEYKFAQYATEKRDELVTIVVGGAGFTGIEYVGELANRIPELCKEYDVPREKVRIICVEAAPTALPGFDPELVEYAVKQLEKKGVEFRIGTAIKEATEEGILVANGDDVELIKSETVVWAAGVRGNGIVEESGFEAMRGRVKVDEFMRAPGQENVFMVGDAALIINEEINRPYPPTAQIAIQQGYNIAHNLSVLIRGKGEMKKFVFDNKGSVCSLGHDDAMGVVMGKKLTGWKASFMKKVIDNRYLFLLGGPLLVLKKGKLKFF
- a CDS encoding DUF5391 family protein, translated to MRNRSKKSSIVFVTLVSAFFFCSVLVVSSLSPLADFGPNANQFNSLGMWKSIGTILLFYSVPLLLYIAGIRAIRFIMAILCGMGIFINLVILAVVYMIIHTSDYHAYSFLGVIIVCMALIITNIIWFFVAFRSKRNSTYTLNAN
- a CDS encoding YuiB family protein, which translates into the protein MSIPVLLISMMLFFILFFGIGFLLNMILRATWIMVMIYPIICMFIVNKASVWDYFSKPSETFSSVGTRVSHLGQADLFILSTGFIGAILAGIVIKKLRKSGYQMF
- a CDS encoding DUF309 domain-containing protein; protein product: MKYNAADYDTCHDWLEEMWLEERSNLFLKGLLQLVVAQYPSSYGNVKGARLMMEVAEQYLQPYDQFIGI
- a CDS encoding 3D domain-containing protein, which gives rise to MLKRYAIRIMMTCLFVTALCVTWKAFTGISFMDIVKTYQESNVKEVHAAERKEQVVPSKEVINALEQANDWSKYRMMEVTATGYTSGAESTGKSPEHPEYGITYSGVKVKRDLYSTIAADLRVFPIGTILFIPGYGYGVVADKGGAIKGNRLDLYYETVQDVYSQWGKKKVNVYVVKMGNGKLTEDELTMLNQDETMQVFRGQYLKQR